A section of the Perognathus longimembris pacificus isolate PPM17 chromosome 7, ASM2315922v1, whole genome shotgun sequence genome encodes:
- the Csf1 gene encoding macrophage colony-stimulating factor 1 isoform X2, with product MTARGAAGRCPPTTWLGPGLLLICLLVNRSIAKDMSVLCRDMIGKGHLESLQQLIDSQMETSCQIAYEFVDEEQLEDPVCYIKKAFFLVQDIMEDTMRFKDNTPNAIAMLRLQELFVDLKSCFTKDYKDHDKACVRTFHETPLQLLEKIKNVLNKTKNFLENNSDIFSKNCNSSFAKCSTQGHKRQHSGSSDPQLPVFVFRLLVPSIILVLLAVGGLLFYRRRRRSHGEPQTLDFPLEHPEGSPLTQDERRQVELPV from the exons ATGACCGCGCGGGGCGCCGCCGGGCGCTGCCCTCCCACG ACATGGCTGGGCCCTGGACTGCTGCTGATCTGTCTCCTGGTGAACAGGAGCATTGCCAAGGACATGTCAGTGCTCTGTAGGGACATGATTGGGAAAGGACACCTAGAGTCACTGCAACAGCTG ATTGACAGTCAGATGGAGACTTCATGCCAGATTGCATATGAGTTTGTAGACGAAGAGCAATTG GAAGATCCTGTGTGCTACATTAAGAAGGCATTTTTCCTGGTACAAGACATAATGGAGGACACCATGCGCTTCAAAGACAACACCCCGAATGCCATCGCCATGTTGAGGCTTCAGGAACTTTTTGTGGACCTAAAGAGCTGCTTCACTAAGGATTATAAAGATCATGACAAG GCCTGTGTCCGAACTTTCCATGAGACTCCCCTCCAGTTGCTGGAGAAGATCAAGAATGTGCttaataaaacaaagaatttcCTTGAAAATAACTCAGATATTTTTAGCAAGAACTGCAACAGTAGCTTTGCAAAGTGCTCTACCCAAG GCCATAAGAGGCAGCACTCAGGATCCTCTGACCCCCAGCTCCCTGTGTTTGTCTTCCgcctactggtgcccagcataaTCCTGGTCTTGCTGGCTGTCGGCGGCCTCCTGTTCTACAGGCGGAGGCGGAGG AGCCATGGAGAGCCTCAGACATTGGATTTTCCTTTGGAACACCCAGAGGGCAG CCCCTTGACCCAAGATGAGAGAAGACAGGTGGAACTGCCAGTGTAG
- the Csf1 gene encoding macrophage colony-stimulating factor 1 isoform X1 encodes MTARGAAGRCPPTTWLGPGLLLICLLVNRSIAKDMSVLCRDMIGKGHLESLQQLIDSQMETSCQIAYEFVDEEQLEDPVCYIKKAFFLVQDIMEDTMRFKDNTPNAIAMLRLQELFVDLKSCFTKDYKDHDKACVRTFHETPLQLLEKIKNVLNKTKNFLENNSDIFSKNCNSSFAKCSTQDVVTKPDCNCLYPKATPSSDLTSASPQQPLTPSIAPVADLPWADSEGTEGSSLLPGEQPLLTVDPGSAKQRPPRSTCQSLESPETPSLENSPTEDSPQLHPPAKGPIPGVEDVLDSELGTNWILEEASGEASEDWVPQEANLSPSGPVGGSILAETARPSPLITASSPLPTSAEDQQPADVPGTPLPEVDPMTSSGLAHNHTLEKTGGSSALTRDHQRPQEPNSPQTSSPRPQGLINPATLPAQTQLPRGHSWGIVLPLGELEGKRSTRDRRSPAELEGGQASEGAAKLQARFNSIPLTDAGHKRQHSGSSDPQLPVFVFRLLVPSIILVLLAVGGLLFYRRRRRSHGEPQTLDFPLEHPEGSPLTQDERRQVELPV; translated from the exons ATGACCGCGCGGGGCGCCGCCGGGCGCTGCCCTCCCACG ACATGGCTGGGCCCTGGACTGCTGCTGATCTGTCTCCTGGTGAACAGGAGCATTGCCAAGGACATGTCAGTGCTCTGTAGGGACATGATTGGGAAAGGACACCTAGAGTCACTGCAACAGCTG ATTGACAGTCAGATGGAGACTTCATGCCAGATTGCATATGAGTTTGTAGACGAAGAGCAATTG GAAGATCCTGTGTGCTACATTAAGAAGGCATTTTTCCTGGTACAAGACATAATGGAGGACACCATGCGCTTCAAAGACAACACCCCGAATGCCATCGCCATGTTGAGGCTTCAGGAACTTTTTGTGGACCTAAAGAGCTGCTTCACTAAGGATTATAAAGATCATGACAAG GCCTGTGTCCGAACTTTCCATGAGACTCCCCTCCAGTTGCTGGAGAAGATCAAGAATGTGCttaataaaacaaagaatttcCTTGAAAATAACTCAGATATTTTTAGCAAGAACTGCAACAGTAGCTTTGCAAAGTGCTCTACCCAAG ATGTGGTGACCAAGCCTGATTGCAACTGCCTGTATCCTAAAGCCACCCCTAGCAGTGACCTGACCTCTGCCTCCCCTCAACAGCCCCTCACCCCCTCAATTGCCCCTGTGGCTGATTTGCCCTGGGCTGATTCTGAGGGGACAGAGGGAAGCTCCCTCTTGCCTGGTGAGCAGCCCCTTCTCACAGTGGACCCAGGAAGTGCCAAGCAGCGACCACCCAGAAGCACCTGCCAGAGCCTTGAATCACCAGAGACTCCAAGCCTGGAGAACAGCCCTACTGAGGATTCACCACAGCTTCACCCTCCTGCCAAGGGCCCTATCCCTGGAGTGGAGGATGTTCTTGACTCTGAATTGGGAACAAACTGGATCCTAGAAGAAGCGTCTGGAGAGGCCAGTGAAGATTGGGTGCCCCAGGAGGCAAACCTTTCCCCCTCTGGGCCAGTAGGGGGCAGCATATTGGCAGAGACTGCCAGACCCAGCCCCCTTATCACAGCATCTTCTCCACTCCCCACATCAGCAGAAGACCAACAGCCAGCAGATGTACCAGGCACTCCCTTGCCCGAGGTGGACCCCATGACATCCTCTGGCCTGGCCCACAATCATACTCTTGAGAAGACAGGTGGTTCATCTGCCCTGACCAGAGACCACCAGCGACCACAGGAGCCAAACTCTCCCCAGACGTCTTcaccgaggccccaaggcctcaTCAACCCTGCCACCCTGCCTGCTCAGACACAGCTTCCTAGAGGCCACTCTTGGGGCATTGTGCTGCCCCTTGGGGAACTGGAGGGCAAAAGGAGCACTAGGGATCGGAGGAGCCCTGCAGAACTGGAAGGAGGACAAGCAAGTGAGGGGGCAGCCAAACTCCAGGCTCGTTTTAACTCCATTCCTTTGACTGATGCAGGCCATAAGAGGCAGCACTCAGGATCCTCTGACCCCCAGCTCCCTGTGTTTGTCTTCCgcctactggtgcccagcataaTCCTGGTCTTGCTGGCTGTCGGCGGCCTCCTGTTCTACAGGCGGAGGCGGAGG AGCCATGGAGAGCCTCAGACATTGGATTTTCCTTTGGAACACCCAGAGGGCAG CCCCTTGACCCAAGATGAGAGAAGACAGGTGGAACTGCCAGTGTAG